From Geitlerinema sp. PCC 9228, one genomic window encodes:
- a CDS encoding anti-sigma regulatory factor: MITISRSPGERKGTTISFPSTLYLYPILDILLADIPKVCQNEVRLGLQEALVNAAKHGNQLDPSKAVIVHFSVRKDIYRWVICDQGNGFGNPCSCQEASAYLPEDTSHCGRGLFIIYQIFDRVHWSSEGRKLVLCKNLKNPVRIPFFSSNQALVASGR; the protein is encoded by the coding sequence GTGATTACCATCTCGCGATCGCCAGGAGAACGCAAAGGAACAACCATTAGTTTTCCTTCCACTTTATACCTATATCCCATCCTCGATATTTTACTAGCAGATATTCCCAAAGTCTGCCAAAACGAAGTCAGGCTGGGACTGCAAGAGGCTCTCGTTAACGCTGCCAAACATGGCAACCAACTGGATCCTAGCAAAGCCGTTATCGTCCATTTTTCTGTGAGAAAAGACATCTATCGGTGGGTAATTTGCGACCAAGGCAATGGCTTTGGGAACCCCTGTTCCTGTCAGGAAGCCAGCGCTTACCTACCGGAAGACACTTCTCATTGTGGACGCGGACTATTTATTATATACCAAATTTTCGATCGCGTCCACTGGAGTTCCGAAGGGAGGAAGCTGGTTTTATGCAAAAACCTGAAAAATCCCGTCCGTATCCCGTTTTTCTCCAGCAACCAAGCACTGGTTGCTAGCGGTAGATAG